A window of Numenius arquata chromosome 6, bNumArq3.hap1.1, whole genome shotgun sequence contains these coding sequences:
- the DUSP8 gene encoding dual specificity protein phosphatase 8, whose amino-acid sequence MAGDRLPRKVMDPKKLASLLRNGAEGTLVIDSRSFVEYNSWHVLSSVNICCSKLVKRRLQQDKVSITELIQPASKMKVEAEEHQDVVVYDQSTRDVTGLAADSFLSILLGKLDSCFHSVSILTGGFATFSSCFPGLCEGKPAAILPMSISQPCLPVANVGPTRILPHLYLGSQKDVLNKDLMTQNGISYVLNASNSCPKPDFICDSHFMRIPVNDNYCEKLLPWLDKSIEFIDKAKVSSCQVIVHCLAGISRSATIAIAYIMKTMGMSSDDAYRFVKDRRPSISPNFNFLGQLLEYERSLKLLKALKSKGDRGEGDAQQDLAEAAEGSQQPPPPTSEKAEEVPRGTGSVSPHGDPERQGGTPKVLSPTTLQQGLNGLHLSSERIQDTNRLKRSFSLDIKSAYSPGLRQDPPGPPGPGDAPKLCKLDSPSGPGGLSPFSPGADSPDRPNGPDLLLEAKVRQRRKHRHPAGSPAHGLSLNVGGACTTRKSPGAEDGLPPRLSQPATAPSAATTTTTTTTWSGVHLESPSTPSGEAGWYFGTDSGGTGGSGGSLFASTGPYPPPFGCGGVAGGCEIRLRDKARAEPRDGRHSWHEEAGAEKQFKRRSCQMEFEETMSEGRAREELGKIGKQSSFSGSMEIIEVS is encoded by the exons ATGGCTGGAGACAGGCTCCCACGCAAGGTGATGGACCCGAAGAAGCTGGCCAGCCTCCTGAGGAACGGAGCAGAGGGCACCCTGGTCATTGACAGCCGCTCCTTTGTGGAGTACAACTCTTGGCACGTCCTCAGCTCTGTCAACATCTGCTGCTCCAAGCTCGTCAAGAGGAGGCTCCAGCAGGACAAGGTCTCCATCACAGAGCTCATCCAGCCTGCCTCAAAGATGAAG GTGGAGGCGGAGGAGCACCAGGACGTGGTGGTCTATGACCAGAGCACGAGGGACGTGACCGGCTTGGCTGCTGACAgcttcctctccatcctcctggGCAAGCTGGACAGCTGTTTCCACAGCGTCTCCATCCTCACAG GAGGCTTTGCCACCTTCTCGTCCTGCTTCCCAGGGCTCTGTGAGGGGAAGCCAGCTGCCATCCTGCCGATGAGCATCTCCCAGCCATGCTTGCCTGTGGCCAATGTTGGCCCCACACGCATCCTGCCACATCTCTACCTGGGCTCCCAGAAAGACGTCCTAAACAAG GACTTGATGACACAGAACGGGATAAGCTATGTCCTCAATGCCAGCAACTCCTGTCCCAAGCCAGACTTCATCTGTGATAGTCACTTCATGCGCATTCCTGTCAATGACAACTACTGTGAGAAGCTGCTTCCTTGGCTGGACAAGTCCATTGAATTCATTG ACAAGGCCAAGGTGTCCAGCTGCCAGGTGATTGTGCACTGCTTGGCTGGGATCTCCCGGTCGGCCACCATTGCCATTGCCTACATCATGAAGACCATGGGTATGTCGTCAGATGATGCTTACAG GTTTGTTAAGGACCGTCGCCCATCCATCTCGCCCAACTTCAACTTCCTGGGCCAGCTTCTGGAGTACGAGAGGAGCCTGAAGCTTCTCAAGGCCTTGAAGTCAAAGGGTGACCGGGGCGAGGGGGACGCCCAGCAGGACCTGGCAGAGGCAGCTGAGGGCAGCCAGCAACCCCCACCACCTACCTCAGAGAAGGCCGAGGAGGTGCCAAGAGGCACTGGCTCAGTGTCCCCCCACGGCGACCCTGAGCGGCAAGGTGGGACCCCAAAGGTCCTGTCGCCCACCACCCTCCAGCAGGGGCTCAACGGCTTGCACCTCTCCTCCGAACGTATCCAGGACACCAACCGCCTGAAACGCTCCTTCTCCCTGGACATCAAGTCCGCCTACTCCCCTGGCCTGCGGCAGGACCCCCCTGGACCCCCTGGCCCAGGGGATGCTCCCAAACTCTGCAAGCTAGACAGCCCCTCGGGCCCTGGTGGCCTCAGCCCCTTCTCCCCAGGGGCGGACAGCCCTGACCGGCCAAATGGGCCtgatctcctgctggaggccaaGGTGAGGCAGCGGCGGAAGCACCGGCACCCGGCGGGCTCGCCAGCCCATGGGCTCAGCCTCAACGTTGGCGGGGCCTGCACCACACGCAAGAGCCCTGGAGCCGAGGACGGGCTGCCACCACGGCTCAGCCAGCCGGCCACCGCTCCCagtgctgccaccaccaccaccaccaccaccacctggagTGGGGTGCACCTGGagtcccccagcaccccctccggCGAGGCCGGCTGGTACTTTGGCACGGACTCCGGTGGCACTGGTGGTAGCGGCGGGAGCCTGTTTGCCAGCACTGGCCCATATCCACCGCCCTTCGGCTGCGGCGGGGTGGCGGGTGGCTGTGAGATCAGACTGAGGGACAAGGCGCGGGCCGAGCCGCGGGACGGGCGGCACAGCTGGCACGAGGAGGCCGGCGCTGAGAAGCAGTTCAAGCGCAGGAGCTGCCAGATGGAGTTCGAGGAGACCATGTCCGAGGGCAGGGCCCGGGAAGAGCTGGGCAAAATCGGCAAACAGTCCAGCTTTTCGGGTAGCATGGAGATCATCGAGGTGTCCTGA